The proteins below come from a single Cottoperca gobio chromosome 11, fCotGob3.1, whole genome shotgun sequence genomic window:
- the LOC115016109 gene encoding tissue alpha-L-fucosidase-like translates to MLAVCVLLVAVVSQTAARYTANWTSLDGRPLPSWYDEAKVGIFVHWGVFSVPGFGSEWFWWHWQGQQPPDQKCVSFMSKNYRPGFSYPEFAPQFHAQFFNPEDWADIFKASGAKYVVLTAKHHEGFTNWGSPNSWNWNSVDTGPRRDLVGDLGEAVRNRSLHYGLYNSLYEWFHPLYLTDKRNGFKTQEFVMSKLLPELYNMVVRYRPDLIWSDGDWEAPDTYWNSTQFLAWLYNDSPVKDTIVTNDRWGAGCACKHGGYYNCEDKYTPGQLPKHKWEKCTSVDTLSWGYRRDMKMSELMDLPSIVEDLVRTVALGGNYLLNVGPTPDGMIPPLFEERLRGVGAWLEINGEAVYASKPWRVQTENTTVPVWYTSKGSSVYAIMTAKPPKLILQLLGPKTSATTKVTLLGNPKPLPWSPVLPNAGLTVLLPELPFSPGQAWTLKLDGVQ, encoded by the exons ATGCTAGCCGTGTGTGTCCTCCTCGTTGCTGTAGTTTCTCAAACGGCGGCTCGCTACACTGCCAACTGGACGAGTTTGGACGGCCGACCGCTGCCCTCGTGGTACGACGAGGCCAAAGTGGGGATTTTTGTCCACTGGGGTGTGTTTTCTGTCCCCGGATTTGGTAGCGAGTGGTTCTGGTGGCACTGGCAGGGCCAGCAACCTCCGGACCAGAAGTGTGTGAGCTTCATGTCAAAGAACTACCGGCCTGGGTTCAGCTACCCGGAGTTCGCCCCCCAGTTTCACGCTCAGTTCTTCAACCCGGAGGACTGGGCGGACATATTCAAGGCTTCTGGTGCAAA ATATGTCGTCCTGACTGCCAAACACCACGAAGGGTTTACTAACTGGGGTTCTCCAAACTCGTGGAACTGGAATTCAGTTGATACTGGTCCTCGCAGGGACCTGGTGGGAGACCTGGGGGAGGCAGTGCGCAACAG GTCCTTGCACTATGGACTCTACAACTCTCTGTATGAGTGGTTCCACCCTCTCTACCTGACTGACAAGAGGAATGGATTCAAAACACAGGAGTTTGTGATGAGTAAACTTCTACCAGAACTTTATAACATGGTTGTAAG GTACAGACCTGATCTGATCTGGTCTGATGGGGACTGGGAAGCACCTGACACCTACTGGAACTCCACCCAGTTCCTCGCCTGGCTCTACAACGACAGTCCTGTCAAA GACACCATTGTGACCAACGACCGATGGGGAGCTGGCTGTGCCTGTAAACATGGTGGCTACTATAACTGTGAGGACAAATATACTCCGGGCCAGCTGCCCAAGCACAAATGGGAGAAGTGCACATCTGTGGACACGCTATCCTGGGGTTACCGTCGAGACATGAAGATGAGCGAACTGATGGACTTACCCTCTATCGTAGAG GATCTGGTTCGCACCGTGGCTCTGGGAGGTAACTACCTTCTGAATGTGGGTCCCACCCCTGATGGGATGATCCCCCCGCTGTTTGAGGAGAGGCTCAGGGGCGTCGGAGCCTGGCTGGAGATCAACGGGGAGGCCGTCTACGCTTCCAAACCCTGGAGGGTCCAGACCGAGAACACCACGGTACCAGTCTG GTATACATCTAAAGGAAGCAGCGTTTATGCCATAATGACGGCCAAACCACCCAAGCTCATATTGCAACTACTGGGACCCAAAACATCAGCGACCACTAAG GTGACCTTGTTGGGGAACCCGAAACCTCTCCCCTGGTCCCCAGTCCTCCCCAATGCTGGCCTTACTGTCCTTCTGCCTGAGCTTCCCTTTTCCCCGGGTCAAGCCTGGACGCTGAAACTGGATGGAGTCCAGTGA